TACCAAAACAAGTGTCGTTCCGCAATGTTCGATACCACTTTTAAAACAGGAAATCATTTTCTCGGCTGCTTTTTCCGGAAAAAGAGAATAACTGAAAAATATTGCCAATAGAAAAGAAACCAAGGGACTTCCAAAAAAGCTCGTCCAGCGCATTACATTTTCCGGAAAGTGTAAAATTTTGGCAAAAGAAGCCAGTGTAATCAAAAGAATGGGAAGCAAAATCGGCATGAAAGCTTTCCAGGCTGCCGGTAATTTCCTGTCTTCCATTTCAGTTATTTTTGGGTTTATTTCTTCAATGATTTTTACATCCTTAGCATACTTCGCGGCAAACCAGGTTGACAGGAAAAGACTGGGAATAGAAACGATCAAACCAATCAGAATAACCAACCCTACCGAATCGGCAATTCCCAGATTTCCGGCTGCCGAAAGTGGTCCTGGCGTTGGCGGGACTAAGGTATGCGTTGCGAAAAGTCCACCGGAAAGAGACAATGAAATTACGGCTAATGGCTTATTCGTTCTTTTGGCTACGATCTGATTTAGTTTATGTAAAATGATATAACCCGAATCACAAAAAACCGGAATTCCCACAATAGCTCCGATTACTGACATGGCAAATGCCGGACGTTTCTCCCCAAATAATTTTAAAATTACATCTGCCACTTTAATTGCCGCCCCGGATTGATCCAGAATTGCACCAATCACGCAACCAAGAATTACCATCAAACCGATTTTTGACATCAGTTCTCCAAAACCTTTTCCAATAGTTTCGGCAAGTTTGTCAATCGGTAATCCTGCAAAAATCCCCACGCCTAATGCCGCCAGGAGTAATCCTGCCAGTGGATGCATTTTTAAAACCGTCGAACTTAAAACTATAAAAACAATGGCAAGCAAAACGATAATTATGATCATACTTTCGGTTCGGCAGATTTCGGAAATTTCCGATTATTATAAAAGTTTTAACACAGCTTCATCGCCCATTATCGCACTGGCTGGTCGTGGATGTGCGGTATTGAAAACTTCCAGATCTTTCTGATCTAATACTTTTGATGGATTTTCATCAATATTTCCTTGCGCGTCCAAAACAGATTTAAGATCAAGATTCAAATGTTTGGCCATAAAAACATACATTGCCTTACGCTTGCTTGGACCGTAATCATGTTTTTCATCAGCCAAATGAACATTTTCAACTTCACTTTTTTTCCCGTAAAGCGAATAAATATTTTGAATAAAGGGAAATTCAACTTCCGGAGTATTTTTTGTCCAGTCGCCACCATCAGAAGTTAGCAACATTGGTCTTGGTGCCGTTAAAGCTGCGATTTCTACATTATTTGTCTGAAAATCTCCTTTTTTATGAATAGACATTCCGCTTTCACAAACGCATCCGCCGAAGAAATGGGCTGAAACCATCACCGTCGGTGCGGAAACTTTTACGCGCTGATCAAGTGCAGCGAGTAAAAAAGTCTGCGTACCCCCACCCGACTCGCCGGTTACCCCGATACGTTCAGCATCAACGCCTGGCTGAGATATAAGAAAATCCAGCGCGCGAATGTTGTCGATTGTATTAAGTTTTAAAGCTTTTGAAAATTTATGCTCCGTTTGTTTCGCATCACCTTGTCCAACCATATCCACCACAAAAACAACAGCACCCATGCGCGCCAAAGTTGCACAGCGTTTTTGGGTTTGTTCACGGAAACGTCCGTGCGGATTTTCTCCATGCCCATGCGGACAAAGAATTCCGGCATATGATTTTTGTTTTTTTATGGGTCGATATAAATTCCCAGTCACATAAACACCAGGCAGACTTTCAAAAGCAACATTTTCGATGGTATATCCATCCATAGTACGTTTGCTGTGGATAATCGGGATAGATTTTGGCTTGGCAGGAATTGTTTCCAGCTCCATTCCTGCACGTATTTGTGCCTTAATTTTTTGCGCCCGGGTTTCCCATGCCAGTTTTGAAGCGGGAACATGACTATCCAGAAACGCTTTACCCTCTGCTTCTGTAAAATATGCTCCCTGGCATAGTTCTGCTTTTTGTGCAAAGGAATTTATCGACAAAGAAATTGCCGTAGAAAATAAGATCGATGTTAAGGTTTTCATTTTCAGGAATTACCAGTTATGTAATTACCAGAAAAGAAAACAACCAGTTTGGACTACTTATAAAAGTCAGAAATGAATTTTGAGCTTTCGGCAATCGGCTATCAGATTTTTTAAGGAAGAACTCCTCGATAAAAAATATAAACGTGATAAACAGGTTTTTTTATTTACAATTGAAAGCCAAAAGCTGATTGCCGACAGCTGTCACGGAACCGCGATTCTGACAAATCCTTTCAAAATTTCAGCAATTAATTCGCGCACTTCACCTTTATATTCCCCGTCAACCTGAAAATAAACTTCCCGGTCGATACATTCAATTTTTGCTTTTTCAACGGAAAGAAATTCCATCACGTCATGATTAAATTCAGTATTTCCCGTCAGGAATTTGGCAGTTTCAATGAAGTCGATTTTCTTGGCGATGACCAGTTCAAACTTTCCATCCGACATATCACCAAAAGGATTGATACTAATTCCAGTGCCATATTTTTTTGCATTGGCAATAATTACAACTAATGCTTCCGTTTCAATAACGCCTTCGTCCGTCGTGATTCTCACCTGAAAGTTTTCATGCTCATTCAGCGTTTTGAACATTTCCAGTGCATACCCGAGTTTTCCCCGTAAGTCGCCGTTTTCATAATTTTTCACCAAAAGAGCATTCAACCCTATGTCACTTAAATGCAGGCTTATATCTTCATTGATTTTTACAGCATCAATATGGACGAAATTTTCACCAAATGCTACATGGATGGATTCATCAATAGAAGTAGGCAACCCGAAATCTGCCGACAGACCATTTGCAGAACCAGCCGGAATGATCCCAAAAATCACCTCCAAACCCTGAACTGCTTCGGCTACCATTGATATTGTGCCGTCACCGCCAGCTACTAAAACACGACTGGGGCACAGGTTTTTTACCAGTTCTCTTATTTGAGTCAAATCATCAATTCCGGTTGTAGAAAAAATGCTCAAAACATAATCATCCTCCTCCGCCCTGGCGGCAACTTTTAAAAGAATTTCCTGTTTATCCTTATCTCCTGATATTGGGTTGACAACCAACAAAACTTTTCGTTCTGAAAACATATTCTCTAATTTAGGCAATTCAAGTGAATAAGGATCTGGCAATAATATGAAACGATGCGACTTAAAACTATACAGAGGTTATGCAAATAAAAAGGAAATAGTTGTTTTTGGCCATATCGTCGAAAAATATCCTGAAGGCGATCATAAATATACCCGCACAGGTTTTAGGTATGCACGCACCATTATCCAGTTATTTTCATTAAAAACTATACCAAATTTACGCGTCATTTTGCGCGTAGGTTCAGTGGTAGCCGAAACCATCGCAGAAGAAGACGGATATTTCCGATTCCAGATACCCTTCCACGAACCTATGGAAGGTGGCTGGCATCCGTATGAAGTACGTGTAGATGATGAAGTTGGGAAACATAAGTACAAGGTTACCAGGCAGGAAGAGTTTTTTATTCCTTACGAGAGCTCTTATGGAATCATTTCTGATATAGATGATACATTCCTCATTTCCCATAGCCGGCGTTCCTTCAAAAAATTATTTGTCCTGCTCGCAAAAAATGTCCAGGCCCGAAAACCTTTTGACGATGTGGTCAAACATTACCAGCTTTTATCGCTCGCAAGCCGCACAAATCCACAGCAGCAAAATAATATTTTCTTCTATGTTTCAAGCAGCGAATGGAATCTATATGATATGATTGTCCGCTTTGCCGAACTGAACGGATTACCCAAAGCAATTCTTAAACTTAAAAAAATCAAATCGGGACTCGATGATTTTATCATGACCGGCGCTGGCTCTCATGGCCATAAATTTCGTAAAATTCAGAATATTGTTGAATTTTACCCGGAATTGCAATTCATTTTGCTGGGTGATGATTCCCAGAAAGATCCCGAAATTTATGCTGAAATTTGCGCCATGTATGCGCCTAATATCCGGGCAGTTTATATCCGTCAGACGCGTAAAAGAAGTAAATCCGAGGTAACAATGCTTTTAAAAACAATACAGGAAATGAATATTGACACCTGCTATTTTTCTCACAGCAACAAAGCCATCATTCATTCCATAGAAACCGGAATTGTATTCAGACAGCCCACGGAAAATAATAAATTCAAATAAATGGACATCTCTTATATTCTGAATGAACTTGGTGAAGACCGCAGCCAGTATTTTAACGCAGTGGCCCCTCCGATCGTCCAGACCAGTAATTTTGCATTTGATACTTTTGATGAGTTAAGAAATGCCTTTGCCAATGAAGACGCCAACTTTCTTTATTCCCGCGGAAATAATCCTACCGTTGATATTTTAAGTAAAAAACTTGCAGCCCTGGATGGTGCAGAAGATGCCCTGGTTTTTAATAGCGGTGCCTCAGCCATTTATTGTTCCGTTATGGCCAATATTAAATCAGGCGATCATATTGTTTCTGTCCAAAAACCTTATAGCTGGGCAACGCGTTTGTTTGATAATATTTTGCCTCGTTTTGGTATTGAAACAACATATATTGATGGTACTAAAATCGAAAATTTCGAGAATGCACTGCGTCCTGAAACAACCGTAATTTATCTTGAAACGCCTAATACGCTGACTTTTGAATTACAGGATCTGAAAGCCGTAGCAAAACTGGCAAAAAGTCGCGGGATTATTACCATTGTTGACAATAGTTACAGCACACCCATATACCAGAGGCCGCATGCGTTGGGAATTGATCTCAGCCTGCAATCGGGTACCAAATACCTCGGCGGACATAGCGATGTACTTGCCGGCGTACTTACAGGTTCGA
The nucleotide sequence above comes from Dyadobacter subterraneus. Encoded proteins:
- a CDS encoding GntP family permease, encoding MIIIIVLLAIVFIVLSSTVLKMHPLAGLLLAALGVGIFAGLPIDKLAETIGKGFGELMSKIGLMVILGCVIGAILDQSGAAIKVADVILKLFGEKRPAFAMSVIGAIVGIPVFCDSGYIILHKLNQIVAKRTNKPLAVISLSLSGGLFATHTLVPPTPGPLSAAGNLGIADSVGLVILIGLIVSIPSLFLSTWFAAKYAKDVKIIEEINPKITEMEDRKLPAAWKAFMPILLPILLITLASFAKILHFPENVMRWTSFFGSPLVSFLLAIFFSYSLFPEKAAEKMISCFKSGIEHCGTTLVLVGAGGAFGAVLKETPLKEMVSEWLTRNEMSGVFLLIISFFIAAFFKTAQGSTTSAMVLTTSIIAPLLATLGFVTPLQITLLVMAIGSGAMIVSHTNDAWFWVVSQFTGISAKDTYRTHTILTGLQGVVSFLMTVVLYLVLV
- a CDS encoding alpha/beta hydrolase family protein translates to MKTLTSILFSTAISLSINSFAQKAELCQGAYFTEAEGKAFLDSHVPASKLAWETRAQKIKAQIRAGMELETIPAKPKSIPIIHSKRTMDGYTIENVAFESLPGVYVTGNLYRPIKKQKSYAGILCPHGHGENPHGRFREQTQKRCATLARMGAVVFVVDMVGQGDAKQTEHKFSKALKLNTIDNIRALDFLISQPGVDAERIGVTGESGGGTQTFLLAALDQRVKVSAPTVMVSAHFFGGCVCESGMSIHKKGDFQTNNVEIAALTAPRPMLLTSDGGDWTKNTPEVEFPFIQNIYSLYGKKSEVENVHLADEKHDYGPSKRKAMYVFMAKHLNLDLKSVLDAQGNIDENPSKVLDQKDLEVFNTAHPRPASAIMGDEAVLKLL
- a CDS encoding diacylglycerol/lipid kinase family protein; this encodes MFSERKVLLVVNPISGDKDKQEILLKVAARAEEDDYVLSIFSTTGIDDLTQIRELVKNLCPSRVLVAGGDGTISMVAEAVQGLEVIFGIIPAGSANGLSADFGLPTSIDESIHVAFGENFVHIDAVKINEDISLHLSDIGLNALLVKNYENGDLRGKLGYALEMFKTLNEHENFQVRITTDEGVIETEALVVIIANAKKYGTGISINPFGDMSDGKFELVIAKKIDFIETAKFLTGNTEFNHDVMEFLSVEKAKIECIDREVYFQVDGEYKGEVRELIAEILKGFVRIAVP
- a CDS encoding App1 family protein; translation: MKRCDLKLYRGYANKKEIVVFGHIVEKYPEGDHKYTRTGFRYARTIIQLFSLKTIPNLRVILRVGSVVAETIAEEDGYFRFQIPFHEPMEGGWHPYEVRVDDEVGKHKYKVTRQEEFFIPYESSYGIISDIDDTFLISHSRRSFKKLFVLLAKNVQARKPFDDVVKHYQLLSLASRTNPQQQNNIFFYVSSSEWNLYDMIVRFAELNGLPKAILKLKKIKSGLDDFIMTGAGSHGHKFRKIQNIVEFYPELQFILLGDDSQKDPEIYAEICAMYAPNIRAVYIRQTRKRSKSEVTMLLKTIQEMNIDTCYFSHSNKAIIHSIETGIVFRQPTENNKFK
- a CDS encoding trans-sulfuration enzyme family protein yields the protein MDISYILNELGEDRSQYFNAVAPPIVQTSNFAFDTFDELRNAFANEDANFLYSRGNNPTVDILSKKLAALDGAEDALVFNSGASAIYCSVMANIKSGDHIVSVQKPYSWATRLFDNILPRFGIETTYIDGTKIENFENALRPETTVIYLETPNTLTFELQDLKAVAKLAKSRGIITIVDNSYSTPIYQRPHALGIDLSLQSGTKYLGGHSDVLAGVLTGSKEMLKRIFNEQLLNTGSGISPFNAWLILRGLRTLPMRLEHISKSTRKVIAYLKNHPKIERVIFPFDEDFPQLELAKEQMSGACGLFTIVLKASSLDQIELFTYSLKHFLVAVSWGGHESLIMPQAAGLAPEAFDASNERHRFARIYIGFEDPDYLIKDFEQALEVLI